A stretch of Cucumis sativus cultivar 9930 chromosome 2, Cucumber_9930_V3, whole genome shotgun sequence DNA encodes these proteins:
- the LOC101207789 gene encoding E3 ubiquitin-protein ligase UPL2 gives MTTQRSSLPSRLRQLLSGEGSFGPSIKLDSEPPPKIKAFIDKVIQCPLHDIAIPLSGFRWEYNKGNYHHWRPLFLHFDTYFKTYLSCRNDLLLSDKILEDDSPFPKHAILQILRVMQIVLENCHNKGSLDGLEHFKLLLASTDPEILIAALETLSALVKINPSKLHGRGKLIGCGSVNSYLLSLAQGWGSKEEGLGLYSCVIANERTQEEGLCLFPHEVENDMDNAQYRIGSSLYFELHGCGAKDSEESSSSSSSSNSQVIHIPDLHLEKEDDLIVLKRCIELYNVPPELRFSLLTRIRYARAFRSSKICRLYSRICLLAFIVLVQSGDSHDELVAFFANEPEYTNELIRIVRSEETVSGSIRTLAMLALGAQLAAYSSSHERRILSGSSISFAGGNRMILLNVLQKAILSLKNSNDPSSLAFIEALLQFYLLHVVSSSASGNNIRGSGMVPTFLTLLEDSDPTHLHLVCFAVKTLQKLMDFSSSSVSLFKELGGVEILVERLQTEVNRVIGLSGANIDSMIIGESSKCNDDQLYNQKRLIKVALKALGVATYVPTNSTNSLPVILSQIFGNIDKFGGDIYCSAVTLMSEIIHKDPTCYPSLHDMGLPDAFLASVAAGILPSPKAVTCVPNGIGAICLNARGLEAVKETSALRFLIDVFTKEKYVLAVNEAIVPLANAVEELLRHVSSLRSTGVDIILEVIEKVTSLGEKDPIGSSGKLNGNTAMETDSDDKENNSNCSLVTEEGISNEQVIQLCICHLMVLVHRTMENSETCRIFVENSGIEALLKLLLRPSIAQSSNGTIALHSTMVFKGFTQHHSAPLARAFCSSLRDHLKKALTGFDLISGSFLLDPRTTPDEKIFSSLFLVEFLLFLADSKDNRWVTALLTEFGNESKDVLEDIGRVHREILWQIALLEDIKPELEDESTGSVTDLQNSEVHTNEIEEQRFNSFRQFLDPLLRRRTSGWSIESQFFDLINLYRDLGRAPSSLQRMSSDSSSLLQFGVGNQGLRAGSSDTTGTSNEKECSNQRNCHASCCDLVRSLSFHTTHLIQELGKVMLLPSRRRDDVVNVSSSSKAVASTLSSLVLDHMNFGGHVNASGSEGSISTKCRYFGKVIDFVDGILLDRPDSCNPVLLNCLYGHGVVQSVLTTFEATSQLLFTINRTPASPMETDDANLKQEEKADNDHSWIQGPLASYGRLMDHLVTSPFILSSFTKHLLAQSLTSGDIAFPRDAETFVKVLQSMVLKAVLPVWTHPQFIDCSCEFITTVISIIRHIYSGVEVKNVSSNSSARMTGPPPNETTISTIVEMGFSRSRAEEALRQVGSNSVELAMEWLFSHPEEVQEDDELARALALSLGNSELEMKEPVSSEVSKQIEESVHLPCTEELLSTCIKLLRAKEALAFPVRDLLVMICSQNDGQNRSNVISFLIDSVKGCDTVADSGNSTTLSALFHVIALILNDDTVARDAAYKNGLVAVSSNLLSRWDTGFSDGVKVEVPKWVTAAFLAIDRLLQEEKKFNPEIADQLKRDHGGGDTLTIDEDKQTKLQSALGLSPKYIDVGSQKKLIEIACSCIKKRLPCETMHAVLQLCSSLTRSHSVAVCFLEAGGLTSLLSLPTTSLFPGFDSIASSIIRHILEDPQTLQQAMESEIRHTLITAMNRHPNGRVTPRNFLLGLNSVITRDPVIFMRAAQSVCQIEMVGERPYIVLLKDREKDKSKEKDREKEKLMEKEKLHNHDVKVSLGNVNSTVVGNVHSKLHDSNLKSSRVNKKFSQNFVNVIELLLESVYTFIPPVKDDVTTELTCSARASSDMDIDVSAVKGKGKAIASLSDDNDANSQEASASLAKVVFILKLLTEILLMYASSVHVLLRKDTEVCCSRPVHQRANGGCTGGIFHHILHEFIPLSRNSKKDKKVDGDWKHKLATRGSQFLVASCVRSSEARRRIFVEVGSMLNQFIDSCNSSRPPNSDLQAFVDLLNDMLAARTPTGSYITTEASATFIDAGLVSSFTQILKVLDLDHPDSPKVVTGLIKALEMVTKEHVQFADSNTGKGDSSSKTPDHNQPGGENIGETPRSMETASQSNHELIPGDQIESYNANQNYGGSEAVTDDMEHDQDLDGVFGPNAGDEYMHDTPEDARGLENGIDTVDIRIEIQPHVPENLDEDDDEEMSGDDGDEVDEDEDEDEEEQNDLEEDEVHHLPHPDTDHDDHEIDDDEFDEVLEEDDEDDEDDEDGVILRLEEGINGINVFDHVEVFGRDTSQNETLHVMPVEIFGSRRQGRTTSIYNLLGRTGDNVAPSRHPLLGGPALHAAPFRPSENNRDMVISERTLENNSSGLDTVFRSLRSGRHGHRLNLWANDNQHGGGSSNGVIPQGLEELLVSQLRRPTPEKSTELNAAVEPDNKDGTGQIQTSEPVGSSETIIENSGQHDRDGLPPLAASHSSDGTSSGPAVIESLQGTQVTQQSQAVDMQFEHSDAAVRDVEAVSQESGGSGATLGESLRSLDVEIGSADGHDDSGDRQGSAADRMSLGDSQAARLRRSNVSYSNSTPLSGRDASLHIVTEVSENSSREADEEGPVGEQQTNSETGSGAIDPAFLDALPEELRAEVLSTQQGQVVQPPSNEPQNAGDIDPEFLAALPPDIRAEVLAQQQAQRLHQSQELEGQPVEMDTVSIIATFPSDLREEVLLTSSDAILANLTPALVAEANMLRERFAHRYHNRTLFGMYPRNRRGESSRRVEGISGLDRTGGSISSRRSLGARLIEADGAPLVDTDALHSMIRLLRVVQPLYKGQLQRLLLNLCAHNETRTSLVKILMDMLLFDRRKLTDQSNSTELSYRLFACQRNVIYSRPQFFDGAPPLVSRRVLETLTYLARNHPYVAKILLQFKFLKPTLQGSENVYRDCGKAAMAVEQNLQAEGYLSIALLLGLLNQPLYLRSIAHLEQLLNLLEVIIDNAESKSHLSEQSAPSTAEQPAAPEVSSSDAEVNADSGGVSSGVGTSAKIGGSKTTASAANSECDSQSILANLPEAELRLLCSLLAREGLSDNTYALVAEVMKKLVAISPIHCRLFITELSESVQKLTRSAMDELRMFGEAVKALLSTTSSDGAAILRVLQALSSLVASLIEKGKDSSILPEKEHASALSLVWDINAALEPLWLELSTCISKIESYSDSSPDVLASFRAPTAKPAGVTPPLPAGSQNILPYIESFFVVCEKLHPAQPGSDQELNIAAVSEVEEAGVSAVAQQRTTVPTQKVDEKHVAFVRFSEKHRKLLNAFIRQNPGLLEKSFSPMLKVPRFIDFDNKRAHFRSKIKHQHDHHHSPLRISVRRAYILEDSYNQLRMRSTQDLKGRLTVHFQGEEGIDAGGLSREWYQLLSRVIFDKGALLFTTVGNDSTFQPNPNSAYQTEHLSYFKFVGRVVGKALYDGQLLDVHFTRSFYKHILGAKVTYHDIEAIDPDYYKNLKWMLENDISDVLDLTFSVDADEEKLILYERTEVTDYELIPGGRNIKVTEENKYQYVDLVVEHQLTTAIRPQINAFLDGFHELIPRELISIFNDKELELLICGLPDIDLDDMRANTEYSGYSAASPVIQWFWEVVQSFSKEDKARLLQFVTGTSKVPLEGFSALQGISGSQKFQIHKAYGSPDHLPSAHTCFNQLDLPEYPSKQHLEERLLLAIHEANEGFGFG, from the exons ATGACTACGCAAAGATCAAGTTTGCCGTCCAGGCTGCGGCAACTTCTTTCTGGCGAGGGTTCATTCGGTCCCTCTATCAAACTCGACTCCGAGCCt CCTCCCAAAATCAAAGCTTTTATTGACAAGGTGATCCAGTGTCCATTGCACGACATAGCAATACCTCTTTCTGGTTTTCGATGGGAATACAACAAG GGGAATTATCACCATTGGAGGCCTCTATTTCTGCATTTTGATACATATTTCAAGACATATTTATCTTGTAGGAATGACCTACTCTTGTctgataaaattttagaagatgATAGTCCATTTCCCAAACATGCGATTCTACAGATTCTGCGTGTCATGCAGATAGTATTAGAGAATTGCCATAATAAGGGTTCCCTTGATGGATTAGAG CATTTCAAGCTCCTACTTGCATCAACGGATCCTGAAATTCTTATAGCTGCCTTAGAAACTCTCTCTGCTCTTGTCAAAATAAATCCCTCAAAACTTCATGGAAGGGGGAAGTTGATTGGTTGTGGTTCTGTAAATAGCTATCTCCTGTCCCTTGCACAGGGATGGGGAAGCAAGGAGGAGGGCTTGGGTTTATATTCATGTGTTATTGCAAACGAGAGAACCCAAGAGGAAGGACTTTGTTTATTTCCACATGAAGTAGAAAATGATATGGATAATGCTCAGTATCGAATAGGTTCTAGCCTATATTTTGAATTGCACGGTTGTGGTGCCAAAGATAGTGAGGAAAGCAGTTCAAGTTCCAGCTCTTCTAATTCCCAAGTTATACACATACCAGATTTACATTTAGAGAAGGAAGATGATTTGATTGTGCTGAAACGGTGTATTGAACTGTACAATGTACCTCCCGAGCTTAGATTCTCACTCTTGACCAGAATCAGATATGCTCGTGCTTTTCGATCTTCTAAAATATGCAGGCTGTATAGCAGAATATGCCTTCTTGCCTTCATTGTACTTGTTCAGTCTGGTGACTCTCATGATGAACTTGTTGCCTTCTTTGCTAATGAACCAGAATATACCAATGAGTTGATTAGAATTGTGCGGTCAGAGGAAACTGTTTCTGGGTCCATTAGGACACTTGCTATGCTTGCTCTGGGAGCTCAGTTAGCTGCATATTCATCATCTCATGAGCGGAGGATTTTAAGTGGATCTAGCATCAGTTTTGCTGGGGGAAACCGCATGATACTCTTGAATGTCCTTCAGAAGgcaattttatcattgaaaaattcaaatgatccATCATCCCTTGCCTTTATAGAAGCACTTCTTCAGTTCTATTTACTCCATGTGGTTTCCTCATCAGCTTCAGGAAACAACATCCGGGGTTCAGGTATGGTTCCCACTTTCCTAACTCTTTTGGAGGATTCCGACCCTACCCATTTGCATCTTGTTTGCTTTGCTGTGAAAACGTTGCAAAAGCTCATGGACTTCAGCAGTTCTTCTGTATCCCTTTTTAAGGAGTTGGGTGGAGttgaaattttggttgaaagGCTTCAGACAGAAGTAAATCGAGTGATTGGCTTAAGTGGTGCTAATATAGATTCAATGATTATTGGTGAGAGCTCCAAATGTAATGATGACCAGTTATATAACCAAAAACGACTGATAAAGGTTGCATTGAAAGCACTGGGAGTTGCAACATATGTCCCTACGAACTCTACAAATTCTTTACCTGTCATACTGTCACAGATATTTGGCAATATAGATAAATTTGGTGGTGATATTTATTGCTCAGCTGTGACTTTAATGAGTGAAATCATCCACAAGGATCCTACCTGTTATCCTTCATTACATGATATGGGTCTCCCTGATGCATTTTTAGCTTCAGTGGCTGCTGGAATACTGCCTTCTCCTAAGGCAGTTACTTGTGTTCCTAATGGGATTGGTGCAATTTGTCTTAATGCTAGGGGTTTGGAAGCAGTGAAAGAAACTTCTGCACTGAGGTTTCTTATTGACGTTTTtaccaaagaaaaatatgttttggCCGTGAATGAAGCAATAGTTCCTCTGGCAAATGCAGTGGAAGAGCTTTTGCGTCATGTTTCATCATTACGAAGCACTGGAGTTGATATTATTCTTGAAGTAATTGAAAAAGTTACTTCCCTCGGGGAAAAAGACCCTATTGGCTCATCAGGAAAGCTTAATGGGAATACCGCAATGGAAACAGATTCTGatgacaaagaaaataacagCAATTGCTCTCTTGTTACAGAAGAAGGGATCAGTAACGAGCAAGTCATTCAATTATGCATTTGTCATCTGATGGTACTCGTTCACAGGACCATGGAGAATTCTGAAACATGTAGGATATTTGTGGAAAATTCTGGGATTGAGGCTTTATTGAAGCTGTTGTTGCGACCTAGCATTGCTCAATCATCAAATGGAACTATTGCTTTGCATAGTACAATGGTTTTCAAGGGTTTTACCCAGCATCATTCGGCCCCCTTGGCGCGTGCTTTCTGCTCCTCGCTTAGGGACCATCTGAAGAAAGCCTTGACTGGGTTTGACTTGATTTCTGGGTCTTTTTTACTAGATCCCAGGACGACACcagatgaaaaaatattttcttcactttttcttgTTGAGTTCCTTTTGTTCCTTGCTGACTCAAAAGACAATCGATGGGTGACGGCATTGCTTACTGAATTTGGAAATGAGAGCAAAGATGTTCTTGAAGATATTGGACGAGTACATCGTGAAATTTTGTGGCAGATAGCACTTCTTGAAGATATAAAACCTGAATTAGAAGATGAGAGTACTGGTTCTGTTACTGACTTGCAAAACTCTGAAGTCCATacaaatgaaattgaagagCAAAGGTTTAACTCTTTCCGGCAGTTCCTTGATCCCTTGTTACGGAGGAGGACATCTGGATGGAGCATTGAATCTCAATTTTTTGACCTTATTAACTTGTATCGAGATCTTGGTCGTGCCCCTAGTTCTCTTCAGAGGATGAGTTCTGATAGTTCATCACTACTGCAGTTTGGAGTTGGCAATCAAGGACTGCGTGCTGGATCTTCTGACACCACTGGGACCTCTAACGAAAAAGAATGCTCCAATCAGAGAAATTGTCATGCTTCTTGTTGTGATCTGGTGAGATCCCTTTCTTTCCATACTACCCATTTGATTCAAGAGTTAGGGAAGGTGATGCTGCTTCCATCTCGTCGTCGTGATGATGTGGTAAATGTCTCGTCTTCCTCAAAAGCTGTGGCTTCCACTTTGTCCTCCCTTGTGTTAGATCACATGAATTTTGGGGGGCATGTGAATGCTTCTGGGTCCGAGGGATCAATATCAACCAAGTGCCGTTATTTTGGGAAGGTTATTGATTTTGTGGATGGCATATTACTAGACAGACCAGATTCCTGTAATCCCGTTTTGCTAAATTGCTTGTATGGGCATGGAGTTGTGCAATCAGTTCTTACCACTTTTGAAGCTACAAGCCAGTTGCTTTTCACAATAAACAGGACACCTGCTTCTCCTATGGAAACCGATGATGCAAATTTAAAGCAAGAGGAGAAGGCAGATAATGATCATTCTTGGATTCAAGGGCCCTTAGCAAGCTATGGAAGACTCATGGATCACCTGGTTACCTCTCCATTTATATTATCTTCATTCACTAAGCATTTGCTTGCACAATCTTTGACTAGTGGAGATATTGCCTTTCCTCGGGATGCAGAAACTTTTGTGAAGGTCCTCCAGTCTATGGTTCTGAAGGCAGTCCTCCCTGTTTGGACTCATCCCCAATTTATTGACTGCAGTTGTGAATTTATTACCACTGTTATATCTATCATTAGGCACATATACTCTGGGGTTGAAGTTAAAAATGTTAGTAGCAATTCCAGTGCTCGTATGACTGGGCCTCCTCCTAATGAAACAACAATTTCGACAATTGTTGAGATGGGATTCTCAAGGAGCAGGGCAGAAGAAGCACTTAGGCAAGTTGGATCTAACAGTGTGGAATTGGCTATGGAGTGGTTATTCTCACATCCAGAAGAAGTCCAAGAGGACGATGAGCTTGCTCGTGCACTTGCCTTGTCGTTAGGGAACTCTGAATTAGAAATGAAGGAACCTGTTTCAAGTGAGGTCTCAAAGCAGATAGAAGAGTCAGTCCATCTTCCTTGTACCGAGGAGTTGTTGTCTACATGCATAAAGCTTTTGCGAGCAAAAGAAGCTCTGGCATTTCCAGTCAGAGATCTGCTTGTGATGATTTGTTCCCAGAATGATGGTCAAAATCGGTCTAATGTGATCTCTTTTCTAATTGACAGTGTGAAGGGCTGCGATACAGTTGCTGACAGTGGAAATAGTACAACATTGTCTGctctttttcatgttattgCCTTGATACTTAATGATGATACTGTGGCACGAGATGCTGCCTACAAGAATGGTTTGGTTGCAGTTTCCTCCAATCTACTTTCGCGATGGGACACGGGATTCTCTGATGGAGTAAAAGTTGAAGTCCCTAAGTGGGTAACGGCTGCATTTCTTGCCATTGATCGGCTTTTGCAGGAGGAGAAGAAATTCAATCCTGAAATTGCAGACCAGCTGAAAAGAGATCATGGTGGTGGTGACACTTTGACAATTGATGAAGATAAACAAACTAAGTTGCAATCTGCCTTGGGACTTTCCCCGAAGTATATTGATGTTGGCAGTCAAAAGAAACTCATTGAAATTGCTTGCAGCTGTATCAAGAAAAGGCTTCCATGTGAAACAATGCATGCTGTTCTGCAGTTATGCTCCAGTCTCACCAGATCTCATTCTGTTGCTGTTTGTTTCCTTGAAGCGGGGGGTTTAACCTCCCTGCTTTCTTTGCCAACGACTAGTCTCTTTCCTGGGTTTGACAGTATTGCATCTTCCATTATTCGTCACATCCTTGAAGATCCTCAAACTCTCCAGCAGGCAATGGAATCTGAAATTAGGCACACCCTTATCACTGCTATGAACAGGCATCCAAATGGGAGGGTAACCCCCAGAAACTTTTTGTTAGGTTTAAATTCTGTTATTACGAGGGACCCTGTGATATTTATGCGAGCTGCTCAATCTGTCTGCCAAATAGAAATGGTTGGTGAGAGGCCTTACATTGTATTACTGAAAGATCGAGAGAAGGATAAGAGCAAAGAGAAAGacagagagaaggaaaaattaatggagaaagagaaattacATAATCATGATGTGAAAGTTTCTTTGGGTAATGTGAATTCTACCGTTGTGGGAAATGTGCACAGCAAACTTCATGATTCTAACTTAAAAAGTAGTCGTGTTAATAAAAAGTTCTCCCAGAATTTCGTAAATGTGATCGAGCTTCTTTTGGAGTCTGTCTATACATTTATACCTCCTGTGAAAGATGATGTTACCACAGAGTTAACCTGCAGTGCCCGAGCATCATCTGATATGGACATTGATGTTTCAGCTGTTAAGGGAAAAGGGAAAGCCATTGCTTCTCTGTCTGATGATAATGATGCAAATAGCCAGGAAGCTTCTGCATCACTGGCAAAAGTTGtgtttattttgaagttattGACAGAGATTTTGTTGATGTATGCCTCCTCAGTTCATGTCCTGCTTCGGAAGGATACTGAAGTTTGCTGTTCCAGACCTGTCCATCAAAGGGCAAATGGCGGATGCACTGGTGGAATATTTCACCACATCCTTCATGAATTTATCCCACTATCACGGAACTCTAAGAAGGATAAGAAAGTTGATGGCGACTGGAAGCATAAATTAGCAACTAGGGGGAGTCAGTTTCTGGTTGCATCTTGTGTCCGTTCCAGTGAGGCAAGGAGAAGGATTTTTGTGGAGGTAGGTTCTATGCTGAACCAATTTATTGATTCGTGTAACAGTTCCAGGCCTCCAAACAGTGACCTTCAGGCGTTTGTTGACCTGCTAAATGATATGTTAGCAGCCCGTACGCCTACTGGCTCATACATCACCACAGAAGCGTCTGCAACTTTTATTGATGCTGGTCTTGTTAGTTCTTTCACTCAAATTCTTAAAGTTCTGGATCTAGACCACCCGGACTCACCTAAAGTTGTCACAGGTCTTATTAAAGCCCTGGAAATGGTAACCAAGGAGCATGTTCAATTTGCAGATTCTAATACAGGAAAGGGCGACAGTTCATCAAAAACTCCCGATCACAATCAACCTGGAGGTGAGAATATTGGTGAGACACCCAGGTCAATGGAAACAGCTTCACAGTCCAATCATGAATTGATCCCAGGTGATCAGATTGAATCATATAATGCTAACCAGAACTATGGTGGTTCAGAGGCTGTTACAGATGATATGGAACATGACCAAGATCTTGATGGGGTTTTTGGCCCCAATGCAGGGGATGAATACATGCATGATACACCTGAGGATGCACGGGGTCTTGAAAATGGCATTGATACAGTGGATATTCGAATTGAAATTCAACCTCACGTGCCAGAAAATTTAGATGAAGATGACGACGAGGAGATGTCTGGGGATGATGGTGATGAAGTTGATGAAGATGAGGACGAGGACGAGGAGGAGCAGAATGACCTAGAAGAGGATGAAGTTCACCATCTTCCTCATCCTGATACGGATCATGATGATCACGAAATTGACGATGATGAATTTGATGAGGTACTGGAGGAAGACGATGAAGACGATGAGGATGATGAAGATGGAGTTATTTTAAGACTGGAAGAGGGTATTAATGGAATAAATGTTTTTGACCATGTTGAGGTATTTGGAAGAGATACTTCTCAAAATGAAACTCTCCATGTTATGCCAGTTGAAATATTTGGCTCTAGACGTCAAGGGCGAACAACCTCCATTTATAATCTATTGGGAAGAACAGGAGATAATGTTGCACCCTCACGACATCCTCTTTTAGGTGGTCCTGCTTTGCATGCTGCTCCTTTTAGACCTTCAG AGAATAATCGTGATATGGTTATTTCAGAAAGGACCTTAGAAAACAATTCGTCAGGGTTGGACACTGTTTTCAGGTCTTTGAGGAGTGGTCGCCATGGCCACCGGCTGAACTTGTGGGCCAATGACAACCAACATGGTGGTGGCTCTAGCAATGGTGTAATACCCCAAGGCCTTGAAGAGTTACTTGTTTCCCAATTGAGGAGGCCAACGCCTGAGAAGTCGACTGAACTCAATGCAGCGGTAGAACCTGATAATAAAGATGGCACTGGACAAATACAGACATCAGAACCTGTTGGAAGTTCTGAGACTATCATTGAGAACAGTGGGCAGCATGATAGAGATGGTTTACCACCACTTGCAGCAAGTCATAGTTCTGATGGCACCAGCAGTGGTCCTGCTGTAATTGAATCTCTGCAAGGAACACAGGTGACTCAACAATCTCAAGCAGTTGACATGCAATTTGAACATAGTGATGCAGCTGTGCGGGATGTCGAAGCTGTAAGTCAAGAAAGTGGTGGAAGTGGTGCAACTTTAGGGGAGAGTCTTCGGAGTCTGGATGTAGAAATTGGAAGTGCAGATGGTCATGATGATAGTGGAGATAGGCAAGGTTCTGCTGCAGATAGAATGTCATTGGGTGATTCACAAGCTGCTCGCTTGAGAAGGTCCAATGTTTCTTATAGCAATTCTACCCCTCTAAGTGGGAGAGATGCATCTCTACATATTGTGACTGAAGTTTCAGAAAACTCAAGTCGGGAGGCAGACGAGGAGGGTCCAGTTGGGGAACAGCAGACTAACAGTGAAACTGGTTCGGGAGCAATAGATCCCGCGTTCTTGGATGCTCTTCCTGAGGAATTGCGTGCTGAAGTTCTTTCTACCCAACAGGGTCAAGTTGTGCAGCCTCCAAGCAATGAGCCACAGAATGCTGGAGATATCGATCCAGAATTCCTGGCTGCACTTCCTCCAGATATTCGAGCTGAAGTTCTAGCACAGCAGCAAGCACAAAGACTGCACCAATCTCAGGAACTGGAGGGCCAGCCAGTTGAGATGGACACTGTGTCGATAATTGCTACATTCCCTTCTGATCTTCGAGAAGAG GTTTTGCTAACTTCATCTGATGCTATTCTTGCTAATCTCACTCCTGCCCTTGTTGCTGAGGCGAATATGTTGCGTGAAAGATTTGCACATCGTTATCACAACCGTACTCTCTTTGGTATGTATCCTAGAAACCGCAGAGGTGAAAGTTCCAGAAGAGTTGAAGGTATTTCTGGCTTAGACAGAACTGGTGGAAGCATTTCCTCTCGCAGATCTCTTGGAGCTAGGCTCATTGAAGCAGATGGAGCTCCTTTAGTTGACACAGATGCTTTGCATTCTATGATACGGTTGCTTCGCGTGGTGCAG CCTTTGTATAAAGGTCAACTGCAGAGGCTACTGTTAaatttatgtgcacataatgaAACCAGGACGTCGTTGGTTAAAATTCTTATGGACATGTTGCTATTTGATAGAAGAAAGCTTACCGACCAGTCAAATTCTACTGAACTTTCATATCGCCTTTTTGCTTGCCAACGCAATGTCATATATTCACGCCCCCAATTTTTCGATG GTGCTCCTCCTTTGGTGTCAAGACGTGTTCTGGAAACTCTGACCTATTTGGCCCGGAATCATCCATATGTAGCTAAGATTTTGCTTCAGTTCAAGTTTTTGAAACCGACATTACAGGGTTCAGAGAATGTATATCGGGATTGTGGTAAAGCAGCGATGGCAGTTGAACAAAATCTACAGGCCGAAGGTTACTTATCGATTGCATTACTTCTAGGCCTTCTAAACCAACCTTTGTATTTGAGAAGTATAGCTCACCTTGAGCAG TTGCTTAATTTGTTGGAAGTGATCATTGACAACGCTGAAAGCAAATCACATTTATCTGAGCAATCTGCACCTTCTACTGCTGAGCAACCAGCTGCTCCTGAAGTTTCCTCATCTGATGCTGAAGTGAATGCTGATTCTGGTGGTGTATCCTCTGGGGTTGGGACATCAGCTAAGATTGGTGGGTCTAAAACAACTGCTTCTGCTGCCAATAGTGAATGTGATAGCCAAAGCATTCTCGCAAACCTACCAGAAGCAGAATTACGGCTTCTGTGCTCACTCTTAGCACGAGAAGG GTTATCAGACAATACTTATGCTCTTGTAGCAGAGGTGATGAAGAAGCTGGTAGCCATTTCTCCAATTCATTGTCGCCTGTTCATTACTGAGCTGTCAGAATCTGTCCAGAAATTGACAAGGTCTGCTATGGATGAGTTGCGCATGTTTGGAGAGGCAGTGAAAGCACTCCTCAGTACAACATCTTCTGATGGAGCTGCAATATTAAGAGTTCTTCAGGCATTAAGCTCTCTTGTTGCATCACtaattgaaaaaggaaaagattcttcaattcttcctgAAAAAGAGCATGCTTCTGCTCTTTCTTTAGTTTGGGATATCAATGCTGCTTTGGAGCCCTTGTGGTTGGAGCTGAGCACCTGTATTAGCAAAATTGAGAGCTATTCAGATTCTTCACCTGATGTGCTTGCTTCATTTCGAGCTCCTACAGCAAAGCCAGCTGGTGTAACACCCCCACTTCCTGCTGGTAGTCAGAATATATTACCATATATTGAATCTTTTTTTGTGGTGTGTGAGAAGTTGCATCCTGCCCAGCCAGGTTCAGATCAAGAGTTGAATATTGCTGCAGTTTCTGAGGTTGAGGAGGCTGGCGTTTCTGCAGTAGCACAGCAAAGAACTACAGTACCAACCCAAAAAGTTGATGAAAAACACGTTGCTTTTGTTAGGTTTTCAGAGAAGCACCGAAAACTGCTGAATGCTTTTATTCGGCAAAATCCTGGGTTGTTGGAGAAGTCTTTCTCCCCTATGTTGAAAGTCCCTCGATTTATTGATTTCGACAATAAGCGCGCTCATTTTAGATCAAAAATAAAGCATCAACATGATCATCATCATAGTCCTTTAAGAATTTCTGTTCGGAGGGCATACATTCTTGAAGATTCATACAATCAGTTGCGAATGAGATCAACACAAGATTTGAAAGGTAGGCTGACGGTTCACTTTCAAGGGGAGGAAGGTATTGATGCTGGTGGGCTTTCAAGGGAATGGTATCAGTTACTGTCCAGAGTTATCTTCGACAAGGGAGCATTGCTTTTTACGACTGTTGGCAATGATTCAACATTTCAGCCGAACCCCAATTCTGCTTACCAAACAGAGCATCTATcatatttcaagtttgttgGGCGAGTG GTTGGCAAAGCACTTTATGATGGACAGCTCTTGGATGTTCATTTCACTCGATCATTTTACAAGCATATTTTGGGAGCCAAAGTTACCTATCACGACATTGAAGCTATTGATCCCGATTACTACAAAAACTTGAAATGGATGCTTGAG AATGATATTAGTGATGTTTTGGACCTTACATTTAGTGTTGATGCTGATGAGGAGAAGCTGATCCTCTATGAAAGGACAGAG GTGACTGACTATGAACTGATTCCCGGTGGACGGAACATTAAAGTCACAGAGGAGAATAAGTACCAATATGTTGATCTAGTTGTTGAGCATCAATTAACAACAGCTATACGTCCTCAGATTAATGCCTTTCTGGATGGTTTCCATGAATTAATTCCTAGGGAACtgatatctatttttaatgATAAGGAACTTGAATTGTTAATTTGCGGGCTCCCAGATATTGATC TGGATGATATGCGAGCAAATACAGAATATTCAGGATATAGTGCTGCATCTCCTGTCATACAGTGGTTTTGGGAGGTTGTTCAATCCTTTAGCAAAGAAGACAAGGCCCGGCTTTTGCAGTTTGTGACTGGCACCTCCAAG GTGCCTTTAGAAGGTTTCAGCGCTCTGCAAGGAATTTCAGGTTCACAGAAGTTTCAAATACATAAAGCATATGGCAGCCCAGACCACTTGCCTTCTGCTCACACATG TTTCAACCAGTTAGATTTACCAGAGTATCCTTCCAAACAACATCTGGAAGAAAGATTACTTCTTGCAATTCACGAAGCAAATGAAGGATTCGGTTTTGGTTAA